A stretch of the Elephas maximus indicus isolate mEleMax1 chromosome 3, mEleMax1 primary haplotype, whole genome shotgun sequence genome encodes the following:
- the LOC126071386 gene encoding olfactory receptor 1052-like, with amino-acid sequence MTCRSQQLILPRIIHYRPGSSVEINKPHTITRNPKFLARVNAVKEFKMNNQTDVTEFIFLGLSNHPKLQGLFFLIFLVIYLTTLLGNTLIITATRVSSALQTPMYYFLSNLSFLDICYTSTTIPVMLVNFFREKKTISYEGCLSQVFFFATCVGTECVLLAAMAYDRYVAICRPLQYSVLMSVKVCVCLVIGSWLCGPVNSLTHTVLATTLTLCGPNQISHFLCDVPLLLKLSCSDTSINESVLHVASATIGLSLCLFTAESYILIISAILRIPSAQGRSKAFSTCASRLTVVVGFYGTANFNYDRPNVGYSLDVDILVSVLFCVMTPMLNPIIYSLRNKEVKGALSKLFGGSALWEY; translated from the exons ATGACCTGTCGCAGTCAACAGCTTATATTGCCAAGGATTATCCATTACAGACCAGGCAGTAGTGTGGAAATCAACAAGCCCCACACCATAACCAGAAATCCAAAGTTTTTGGCAAGAGTCAATG CTGTGAAAGAGTTTAAAATGAATAATCAAACGGATGTCACCGAATTCATCTTCTTGGGACTTTCCAATCACCCTAAACTACAGGGGTTGTTCTTCCTGATCTTCCTGGTCATTTACCTGACAACTCTCCTGGGGAACACGCTCATAATAACTGCCACCAGGGTCAGTTCTGCCCTCCAAACTCCTatgtattattttctcagcaacCTCAGCTTCTTGGACATCTGCTACACATCCACCACCATTCCAGTCATGCTGGTGAACTTCTTCCGGGAGAAGAAGACCATTTCCTATGAGGGCTGCCTTTCCCAGGTCTTCTTCTTTGCGACCTGTGTCGGCACGGAATGTGTCTTATTAGCTGCAATGGCTTATGACCGCTATGTAGCCATCTGCCGCCCCCTTCAGTATTCAGTCCTCATGAGCGTGAAGGTCTGTGTGTGTTTGGTGATTGGATCCTGGCTATGTGGGCCGGTgaattctctgacacacacagtgcTGGCAACTACACTCACTCTGTGTGGGCCCAACCAGATCAGTCACTTCCTCTGTGATGTCCCACTGCTCCTCAAGCTGTCCTGCTCGGACACCTCCATCAATGAGTCTGTGCTCCATGTGGCCAGCGCTACCATTGGATTAAGCCTCTGCCTGTTTACTGCAGAGTCCTACATACTCATCATCTCTGCCATTCTGAGGATTCCCTCTGCTCAGGGTAGAAGCAAGGCCTTCTCTACCTGTGCTTCCCGCCTCACTGTGGTGGTGGGCTTTTATGGAACTGCCAACTTCAACTACGACAGACCCAATGTAGGCTACTCCCTAGATGTGGACATCCTGGTCTCTGTGCTCTTCTGTGTTATGACCCCCATGTTGAACCCCATCATCTACAGCCTCAGAAACAAAGAGGTCAAAGGTGCCCTGAGCAAACTATTTGGAGGGTCGGCACTCTGGGAATATTAG